A part of Bombus affinis isolate iyBomAffi1 chromosome 12, iyBomAffi1.2, whole genome shotgun sequence genomic DNA contains:
- the LOC126922571 gene encoding AP-2 complex subunit mu — MIGGLFVYNHKGEVLISRVYRDDIGRNAVDAFRVNVIHARQQVRSPVTNIARTSFFHIKRANIWLAAVTKQNVNAAMVFEFLLKIIDVMQSYFGKISEENIKNNFVLIYELLDEILDFGYPQNCDTGVLKTFITQQGVKSATKEEQAQITSQVTGQIGWRREGIKYRRNELFLDVLEYVNLLMSPQGQVLSAHVAGKVVMKSYLSGMPECKFGINDKIVMEAKGMKGGSGLGGGGDDPTGARSGKPVVVIDDCQFHQCVKLSKFETEHAISFIPPDGEFELMRYRTTKDISLPFRVIPLVREVGRTKMEVKAVLKSNFKPSLLGQKIEVRVPTPLNTAGVQLICLKGKAKYKASENAIVWKIKRMAGMKETQLSAEIDLLETDTKKRWTRPPISMNFEVPFAPSGFKVRYLKVFESKLNYSDHDVIKWVRYIGRSGLYETRC; from the exons ATGATAGGGGGTTTATTTGTCTACAATCATAAGGGAGAGGTACTTATCTCCAGAGTATATAGAGATGACATTGGACGAAATGCAGTTGATGCATTTCGTGTCAATGTTATCCATGCTAGGCAACAAGTACGCTCCCCTGTTACCAATATTGCCAGAACATCATTCTTTCATATAAAACGTGCTAATATTTGGCTGGCTGCTGTTACTAAACAAAATGTTAATGCTGCAATGGTTTTTGAGttcttattaaaaattatcGATGTTATGCAATCATATTTTGGTAAGATTTCTGAGGAGAATATCAAGAACAACTTTGTGCTAATCTATGAGCTTTTGGATG AAATCTTGGATTTTGGGTATCCACAGAATTGTGATACTGGAGTCTTAAAAACATTCATTACTCAACAAGGAGTAAAATCTGCAACAAAGGAAGAACAGGCTCAAATAACCTCCCAAGTAACTGGTCAGATTGGATGGAGAAGAGAGGGTATCAAGTACAGACGTAATGAATTATTCCTTGATGTTCTTGAATATGTGAATCTCTTAATGAGCCCTCAAGGGCAAGTGCTAAGTGCACATGTTGCTGGGAAG GTTGTGATGAAATCTTATTTGTCTGGAATGCCAGAATGCAAGTTTGGAATCAATGATAAGATTGTTATGGAGGCTAAAGGTATGAAAGGTGGAAGCGGTTTGGGAGGAGGTGGAGATGATCCTACAGGTGCTAGATCTGGGAAACCTGTTGTTGTAATCGATGACTGCCAATTTCATCAGTGTGTCAAGCTTAGTAAATTCGAGACAGAACATGCTATCAGTTTCATACCTCCTGATGGAGAATTTGAGTTGATGAG ATATCGCACCACCAAAGATATATCATTGCCTTTTCGCGTAATTCCATTAGTGCGTGAAGTGGGGCGTACAAAGATGGAAGTGAAAGCAGTACTAAAGTCAAACTTTAAACCATCTTTGTTGGGACAAAAGATCGAAGTTCGAGTACCTACTCCTCTGAATACAGCTGGAGTACAATTGATTTGCTTGAAAGGAAAAGCAAAGTATAAAGCATCCGAAAATGCTATTGTATGGAAAATTAAACGTATGGCCGGTATGAAAGAAACTCAGCTATCAGCGGAAATCGATTTGCTTGAAACTGATACAAAAAAGAGGTGGACCCGGCCGCCTATATCGATGAATTTCGAAGTACCATTTGCGCCCTCTGGATTCAAAGTTCGGTACTTGAAAGTATTTGAATCCAAATTGAACTATTCCGATCATGATGTTATAAAATGGGTGAGATACATAGGCCGAAGTGGTCTATACGAGACACGATGTTAA
- the LOC126922599 gene encoding peroxisomal membrane protein PEX14 — protein sequence MAMANQDANNNNLALRENLVKTAVEFLQNPKVQSSPIGRKEEFLQKKGLTDEEIKRAFKLASIDITIDQNVVHNSNDYTVVPIPPRQMYPYFQTYPYQITFFQRTKEFFNATALIGATIYCIYWFYKKFIEPFLFGRKKKDSIKDSVTELDKTIQNSMKEVKESISKVEGDVQKLTQNQSMDPMIPQLVQELKQDLASLKSLLLSRKQFPSAPASVPSISIPTWQLDAAGTSQEKSTEREDDAGSGSSANNSDSSLEMIREDPPKV from the exons ATGGCTATGGCTAACCAAGATGCAAATAATAATAACCTTGCTTTGAGGGAAAATTTA GTAAAAACAGCAGTAGAATTTTTACAGAATCCTAAAGTACAAAGTAGCCCCATTGGACGTAAAGAAGAATTTCTTCAAAAAAAGGGTTTAACAGATGAAGAAATTAAAAGAGCATTTAAATTAGCTTCTATTGACATAACGATTGATCAAAATGTTGTTCATAATTCAAATGATTATACAGTGGTCCCTATTCCACCGAGACAAATGTATCCATATTTTCAAACATACCCATACCAAATAACTTTTTTCCAAAGAACTAAAGAATTCTTCAATGCTACGGCTTTAATTGGAGCTACTATATATTGCATTTATTGGTTTTACAAG AAATTCATTGAACCATTTCTATTTGGCCGGAAAAAGAAGGATAGCATAAAGGATTCAGTTACTGAGTTAGACAAAACTATTCAAAATTCCATGAAAGAAGTAAAAGAATCTATTTCTAAAGTTGAGGGAGATGTCCAAAAGTTGACACAGAATCAATCTATGGACCCAATGATACCTCAATTGGTACAAGAACTAAAACAAGATTTAGCTAGTCTCAAATCTTTACTTTTATCAAG aAAACAATTTCCAAGTGCGCCAGCATCAGTACCATCTATATCTATACCAACATGGCAATTAGATGCTGCAGGTACAAGTCAGGAAaaatcaactgaacgagaaGATGATGCTGGAAGTGGAAGTAGCGCTAATAATTCAGACAGTTCTCTGGAAATGATTCGCGAAGATCCGCCTAAGgtgtaa